One window from the genome of Choloepus didactylus isolate mChoDid1 chromosome 2, mChoDid1.pri, whole genome shotgun sequence encodes:
- the LOC119527490 gene encoding zinc finger protein 684-like isoform X3 has protein sequence MGSVTFQNIAVDFTLEEWQLLDCAQRQLYCDVMLENLRNLISVEVDCLLDDELERQWGSTDNFLNPDVFTFKETLTKEKVENYNPNINLTSSRKKHECESNGKSLEPNFDLFSYNKSYAKENTYECNDCGKAFKKKCYLIRHKKQHSKKKTFEYNGCEKAYSRKAHLVSHQKIYNGERCFVCSDCGKAYSRKAHLVTHQKIHNGERPFVCSDCGKAFMHKAQLVVHRRLHTGEKPYECSQCGRTFTWHSSFTQHVKSHSLENLFECKECGKTYKYSSSLYKHARCHTGEKPYCCRKCGKAFANSSVLVMHQRIHTGEKPHGCTECGKAFIKKSHLLKHCLIHTAEHQHECNICGKFFHRKPNLIFHQRSHKKKEGL, from the exons ATG GGATCAGTGACATTCCAGAACATAGCTGTGGACTTCACCCTGGAAGAGTGGCAGCTGCTTGACTGTGCTCAGAGGCAGCTGTATTgtgatgtgatgctggagaaccTGAGAAACCTAATCTCAGTGG AAGTTGACTGCTTACTTGATGATGAACTAGAGAGACAATGGGGAAGCACAGATAATTTTTTGAACCCAGATGTGTTCACTTTCAAGGAAACATTGACTAAGGAGAAAGTCGAAAATTATAATCCAAATATAAATCTTACTTCttcaagaaaaaaacatgaatgtGAATCAAATGGAAAGAGTTTGGAACCTAATTTCGACTTATTCAGTTATAATAAAAGTTATGCTAAAGAAAACACTTATGAATGCAATGACTGCGGGAAAGCTTTCAAAAAGAAATGTTATCTAATTAGACATAAAAAAcaacattcaaagaaaaaaaccttTGAGTACAATGGATGTGAGAAAGCCTATAGTAGAAAGGCACACCTTGTAAGTCATCAGAAAATTTATAATGGAGAGAGATGCTTTGTGTGCAGTGATTGTGGGAAAGCCTATAGCAGGAAGGCACACCTTGTAACTCATCAAAAAATTCATAATGGAGAGAGACCCTTTGTGTGCAGTGATTGTGGGAAAGCTTTTATGCATAAAGCACAACTTGTGGTCCATCGGAGacttcacactggagagaaaccttatgagtGCAGTCAGTGTGGGAGGACATTCACTTGGCACTCCTCCTTTACTCAACATGTGAAGTCTCATTCACTTGAGAACTTATttgaatgtaaggaatgtgggaaaaccTACAAGTACAGTTCATCCCTTTATAAGCATGCTAGAtgtcatacaggagagaaaccatacTGTTGTAGAAAATGTGGCAAAGCCTTTGCAAACTCATCAGTGCTTGTTatgcatcagagaattcatacaggagagaaaccccatgGATGTACTGAATGTGGCAAAGCCTTCATCAAGAAGTCTCATCTCCTTAAACATTGCTTAATTCATACGGCAGAGCATCAACATGAATGTAACATATGTGGGAAATTTTTTCACCGGAAGCCAAACCTCATTTTTCATCAAAGAAGTcataaaaaaaaggaaggctTATGA
- the LOC119527490 gene encoding zinc finger protein 684-like isoform X2 — translation MLENLRNLISVGCPFTNTKVIFRVEQGQELWMVEGENRCWNYPEVDCLLDDELERQWGSTDNFLNPDVFTFKETLTKEKVENYNPNINLTSSRKKHECESNGKSLEPNFDLFSYNKSYAKENTYECNDCGKAFKKKCYLIRHKKQHSKKKTFEYNGCEKAYSRKAHLVSHQKIYNGERCFVCSDCGKAYSRKAHLVTHQKIHNGERPFVCSDCGKAFMHKAQLVVHRRLHTGEKPYECSQCGRTFTWHSSFTQHVKSHSLENLFECKECGKTYKYSSSLYKHARCHTGEKPYCCRKCGKAFANSSVLVMHQRIHTGEKPHGCTECGKAFIKKSHLLKHCLIHTAEHQHECNICGKFFHRKPNLIFHQRSHKKKEGL, via the exons atgctggagaaccTGAGAAACCTAATCTCAGTGG GATGTCCATTTACTAACACAAAAGTGATCTTCAGGGTAGAGCAAGGACAAGAGCTTTGGATGGTGGAGGGAGAGAACCGATGTTGGAACTATCCAG AAGTTGACTGCTTACTTGATGATGAACTAGAGAGACAATGGGGAAGCACAGATAATTTTTTGAACCCAGATGTGTTCACTTTCAAGGAAACATTGACTAAGGAGAAAGTCGAAAATTATAATCCAAATATAAATCTTACTTCttcaagaaaaaaacatgaatgtGAATCAAATGGAAAGAGTTTGGAACCTAATTTCGACTTATTCAGTTATAATAAAAGTTATGCTAAAGAAAACACTTATGAATGCAATGACTGCGGGAAAGCTTTCAAAAAGAAATGTTATCTAATTAGACATAAAAAAcaacattcaaagaaaaaaaccttTGAGTACAATGGATGTGAGAAAGCCTATAGTAGAAAGGCACACCTTGTAAGTCATCAGAAAATTTATAATGGAGAGAGATGCTTTGTGTGCAGTGATTGTGGGAAAGCCTATAGCAGGAAGGCACACCTTGTAACTCATCAAAAAATTCATAATGGAGAGAGACCCTTTGTGTGCAGTGATTGTGGGAAAGCTTTTATGCATAAAGCACAACTTGTGGTCCATCGGAGacttcacactggagagaaaccttatgagtGCAGTCAGTGTGGGAGGACATTCACTTGGCACTCCTCCTTTACTCAACATGTGAAGTCTCATTCACTTGAGAACTTATttgaatgtaaggaatgtgggaaaaccTACAAGTACAGTTCATCCCTTTATAAGCATGCTAGAtgtcatacaggagagaaaccatacTGTTGTAGAAAATGTGGCAAAGCCTTTGCAAACTCATCAGTGCTTGTTatgcatcagagaattcatacaggagagaaaccccatgGATGTACTGAATGTGGCAAAGCCTTCATCAAGAAGTCTCATCTCCTTAAACATTGCTTAATTCATACGGCAGAGCATCAACATGAATGTAACATATGTGGGAAATTTTTTCACCGGAAGCCAAACCTCATTTTTCATCAAAGAAGTcataaaaaaaaggaaggctTATGA
- the LOC119527490 gene encoding zinc finger protein 684-like isoform X1 produces MGSVTFQNIAVDFTLEEWQLLDCAQRQLYCDVMLENLRNLISVGCPFTNTKVIFRVEQGQELWMVEGENRCWNYPEVDCLLDDELERQWGSTDNFLNPDVFTFKETLTKEKVENYNPNINLTSSRKKHECESNGKSLEPNFDLFSYNKSYAKENTYECNDCGKAFKKKCYLIRHKKQHSKKKTFEYNGCEKAYSRKAHLVSHQKIYNGERCFVCSDCGKAYSRKAHLVTHQKIHNGERPFVCSDCGKAFMHKAQLVVHRRLHTGEKPYECSQCGRTFTWHSSFTQHVKSHSLENLFECKECGKTYKYSSSLYKHARCHTGEKPYCCRKCGKAFANSSVLVMHQRIHTGEKPHGCTECGKAFIKKSHLLKHCLIHTAEHQHECNICGKFFHRKPNLIFHQRSHKKKEGL; encoded by the exons ATG GGATCAGTGACATTCCAGAACATAGCTGTGGACTTCACCCTGGAAGAGTGGCAGCTGCTTGACTGTGCTCAGAGGCAGCTGTATTgtgatgtgatgctggagaaccTGAGAAACCTAATCTCAGTGG GATGTCCATTTACTAACACAAAAGTGATCTTCAGGGTAGAGCAAGGACAAGAGCTTTGGATGGTGGAGGGAGAGAACCGATGTTGGAACTATCCAG AAGTTGACTGCTTACTTGATGATGAACTAGAGAGACAATGGGGAAGCACAGATAATTTTTTGAACCCAGATGTGTTCACTTTCAAGGAAACATTGACTAAGGAGAAAGTCGAAAATTATAATCCAAATATAAATCTTACTTCttcaagaaaaaaacatgaatgtGAATCAAATGGAAAGAGTTTGGAACCTAATTTCGACTTATTCAGTTATAATAAAAGTTATGCTAAAGAAAACACTTATGAATGCAATGACTGCGGGAAAGCTTTCAAAAAGAAATGTTATCTAATTAGACATAAAAAAcaacattcaaagaaaaaaaccttTGAGTACAATGGATGTGAGAAAGCCTATAGTAGAAAGGCACACCTTGTAAGTCATCAGAAAATTTATAATGGAGAGAGATGCTTTGTGTGCAGTGATTGTGGGAAAGCCTATAGCAGGAAGGCACACCTTGTAACTCATCAAAAAATTCATAATGGAGAGAGACCCTTTGTGTGCAGTGATTGTGGGAAAGCTTTTATGCATAAAGCACAACTTGTGGTCCATCGGAGacttcacactggagagaaaccttatgagtGCAGTCAGTGTGGGAGGACATTCACTTGGCACTCCTCCTTTACTCAACATGTGAAGTCTCATTCACTTGAGAACTTATttgaatgtaaggaatgtgggaaaaccTACAAGTACAGTTCATCCCTTTATAAGCATGCTAGAtgtcatacaggagagaaaccatacTGTTGTAGAAAATGTGGCAAAGCCTTTGCAAACTCATCAGTGCTTGTTatgcatcagagaattcatacaggagagaaaccccatgGATGTACTGAATGTGGCAAAGCCTTCATCAAGAAGTCTCATCTCCTTAAACATTGCTTAATTCATACGGCAGAGCATCAACATGAATGTAACATATGTGGGAAATTTTTTCACCGGAAGCCAAACCTCATTTTTCATCAAAGAAGTcataaaaaaaaggaaggctTATGA